A stretch of Scheffersomyces stipitis CBS 6054 chromosome 2, complete sequence DNA encodes these proteins:
- a CDS encoding nucleolar snRNP protein produces MKIKTIKRSSETYVPVRNTQESALPRNLNPALHPFERAREYTKALTATKMERMFAQPFVGQLGDGHRDGVYCIAKNFSTTNQVASGSGDGVIKYWNMTSRQESVSFRAHYGMVGGLCVTPKQQHMLSCGDDKTIKLWSVKSDEFETGFGDEEVYSNKSMGLVKTFLGEHAFKGLDHHRDDDLFVTGGATIQLWDMHRSKYISDLSWGADNITTVKFNQTETSIIASAGSDNSIVLYDVRTNSPIQKVVTSLRTNAIAWNPMEAFNFASACEDHNGYLWDMRKLDRSLNVYKDHVAAVMDIDFSPTGEEVVTGSYDKTIRIFRAREGHSRDIYHTKRMQRVFCTKFTTDARYILSGSDDTNIRLWRANAADRSNIKSSRQRAKLEYDAALKERYKHMPEIKRISRHRHVPKTIKKAGEIKRVEIDSLKKREDNERRHSKPGSKPFKSEREKHIRGTAIKED; encoded by the coding sequence ATGAAGATCAAGACCATTAAACGTTCGTCCGAGACGTATGTTCCGGTTAGAAACACTCAGGAATCTGCGCTTCCGCGGAACTTAAACCCTGCTCTCCATCCTTTTGAAAGGGCCAGAGAATATACCAAAGCCTTAACTGCTACCAAGATGGAACGGATGTTTGCTCAGCCATTTGTAGGGCAGCTAGGAGACGGGCACAGAGATGGGGTTTATTGTATAGCTAAGAACTTCTCGACTACAAACCAAGTAGCTTCTGGATCAGGCGATGGTGTTATCAAATACTGGAACATGACTTCAAGACAAGAGTCAGTCAGCTTCAGAGCCCACTACGGGATGGTCGGTGGCCTTTGTGTGACACCAAAGCAACAGCACATGTTATCTTGCGGTGACGACAAGACGATCAAGTTGTGGTCAGTGAAAAGTGACGAATTTGAAACTGGATTTGGAGACGAAGAGGTGTACAGCAACAAAAGCATGGGTTTGGTCAAGACATTTTTGGGCGAGCATGCCTTCAAAGGCTTGGACCACCACCGTGATGACGATCTTTTTGTTACAGGCGGTGCCACCATCCAGTTGTGGGACATGCACCGTTCAAAGTACATCTCAGACTTGCTGTGGGGAGCAGACAATATCACCACAGTCAAGTTCAACCAAACCGAAACCAGCATTATCGCTTCAGCTGGCTCTGACAACTCGATTGTTTTATACGATGTCAGAACCAACTCCCCTATACAGAAAGTTGTGACTTCCCTTAGAACTAATGCCATAGCCTGGAATCCCATGGAAGCGTTTAACTTTGCATCAGCCTGTGAAGACCACAATGGGTATCTCTGGGATATGCGTAAATTGGACAGGTCTCTCAATGTGTACAAGGATCATGTAGCAGCCGTTATGGACATCGATTTCTCACCCACGGGTGAGGAAGTCGTTACTGGATCTTACGACAAGACGATAAGAATCTTCCGTGCCAGAGAGGGCCATTCCCGTGATATCTACCATACTAAGAGAATGCAGAGAGTGTTTTGCACCAAGTTCACTACTGACGCCAGATACATTTTGAGTGGTTCTGACGACACCAATATACGTTTGTGGCGTGCTAATGCTGCTGACAGATCGAACATCAAATCGTCCAGACAGAGGGCCAAGTTGGAATACGACGCTGCCTTGAAGGAAAGATACAAGCATATGCCAGAAATcaagagaatatcaagACACCGTCATGTGCCCAAGACCATCAAAAAGGCTGGAGAAATCAAACGTGTTGAGATTGAcagcttgaagaagagagaagacAATGAGAGAAGACACAGCAAGCCAGGTTCCAAACCTTTCAAGTCAGAGAGAGAAAAGCATATCAGGGGAACAGcaatcaaagaagattaG